In a single window of the Sander lucioperca isolate FBNREF2018 chromosome 19, SLUC_FBN_1.2, whole genome shotgun sequence genome:
- the rnf217 gene encoding probable E3 ubiquitin-protein ligase RNF217 isoform X2, with the protein MGRGISGMEDDRPIADACKMPSFISGFEEERVKLSRNLPEETSFTDSKVEHSVRDLSRRVTRSNSRLSLDGGERDSGDRSSEEEKDAKGNNNNNCNGGGGERRRRASAVEILRRNFGVSKSPSLCLNTNSRMQRSAEHEQHREGNVNNHVYNGYGTERGECKKSERETGEAGTKNEPTLNDLTSVVQRVEFVTVNVTGQCHHKRDSDSNTVALDESLNTKEHVYCTVYCIANNRKDVITDDETVTSDAPKMDLETEQEAGSSPEPVLYTLDDLVDPFWDMTHPLSMELAGAGTTMQSCRVCLEEKTIAPLPCCRKAVCDECLKLYVSSQVRVAKSYISCPIPECSGFLEEGVVISHLANEDVAKYRYFLELSQLDSSTKPCPQCSQFSSLKGNNSEHKYKIQCSNCQFVWCFKCHAPWHNGVKCREYRKGDKLLRSWASVIEHGQRNAQKCPQCKIHIQRTEGCDHMTCTQCNTNFCYRCGERYRHLRFFGDHTSNLSVFGCKFRYLPDKPHLRRLIRGSVCATKVLIAPLVILLVMVLGAFALVIGLVVFPVYYVCKRRKKQRTQGSGRWI; encoded by the exons ATGGGGAGAGGCATATCGGGGATGGAAGATGACAGACCGATAGCTGACGCCTGTAAAATGCCGAGTTTTATCAGTGGTTTCGAGGAGGAGAGGGTGAAATTGTCTCGTAACCTGCCGGAAGAAACTTCCTTCACGGACAGCAAAGTTGAGCACTCGGTCAGAGATTTGAGCCGTCGTGTCACCAGATCAAACTCGCGGTTATCCCTGGACGGAGGTGAGCGGGACTCGGGGGACAGGAGCAGCGAGGAGGAGAAGGATGCGAagggcaacaacaacaacaactgcaacggcggaggaggagagaggaggaggagggcgagCGCTGTCGAGATTTTGAGGAGGAATTTCGGGGTTTCAAaatctccctctctgtgtctaAATACAAACAGCCGGATGCAGCGCAGCGCGGAGCACGAACAACATCGCGAAGGAAACGTTAATAACCACGTTTATAACGGTTATGGAACCGAACGTGGCGAATGTAAAAAGTCGGAGCGTGAAACGGGCGAAGCGGGGACTAAAAACGAGCCAACTTTGAACGACTTGACTTCGGTTGTCCAAAGAGTTGAATTTGtaaccgttaacgttactggtcAGTGCCATCATAAACGTGACAGTGACAGCAACACGGTCGCTTTAGATGAGTCTTTGAACACTAAAGAACACGTCTACTGCACTGTGTATTGCATCGCTAACAACAGAAAAGACGTAATCACAGACGATGAAACGGTCACATCTGACGCACCAAAAATGGACTTGGAGACAGAACAGGAAGCAGGCTCGAGTCCCGAACCGGTTCTGTACACATTGGACGACCTGGTGGATCCTTTCTGGGACATGACCCACCCGTTGTCCATGGAACTGGCCGGTGCAGGGACTACGATGCAGAGTTGCCGGGTGTGCCTGGAAGAGAAAACCATCGCACCCCTGCCCTGCTGCAGGAAGGCCGTGTGCGATGAGTGTCTGAAACTCTACGTCAGCTCTCAG GTGCGAGTAGCCAAATCTTACATCAGCTGTCCAATCCCAGAGTGCAGTGGCTTCCTGGAGGAGGGAGTGGTAATTTCCCATTTAGCCAATGAAGACGTAGCAAAATACCGTTACTTTTTGGAGCTGAGTCAGCTAGACTCGAGCACCAAACCCTGTCCCCAGTGCAGTCAGTTCAGCTCTCTGAAGGGGAACAACTCCGAGCACAAGTACAAG ATCCAGTGTAGCAATTGCCAGTTTGTGTGGTGCTTTAAATGCCACGCACCATGGCACAATGGGGTCAAATGTCGCGAATACAGGAAAGGAGACAAGCTGCTTCGAAGTTGGGCTAGTGTCATAGAGCACGGGCAAAGAAACGCCCAGAAATGTCCACAGTGTAAG ATCCATATTCAGCGTACAGAGGGATGTGACCATATGACATGTACGCAGTGTAACACTAACTTCTGTTACCGCTGTGGAGAGCGCTACCGACACCTAAG GTTTTTTGGGGACCATACATCCAACCTCAGCGTGTTTGGATGCAAGTTTCGCTATCTACCTGATAAACCTCATCTGAGACGGCTAATTAGAGGGTCTGTCTGTg CCACTAAGGTGCTGATAGCTCCTTTGGTCATTTTGTTGGTCATGGTGCTCGGAGCTTTCGCACTGGTGATAG GTTTGGTAGTTTTCCCGGTCTACTATGTGTgtaagaggaggaagaagcagCGCACACAGGGCTCCGGACGGTGGATTTGA
- the rnf217 gene encoding probable E3 ubiquitin-protein ligase RNF217 isoform X1, translating to MGRGISGMEDDRPIADACKMPSFISGFEEERVKLSRNLPEETSFTDSKVEHSVRDLSRRVTRSNSRLSLDGGERDSGDRSSEEEKDAKGNNNNNCNGGGGERRRRASAVEILRRNFGVSKSPSLCLNTNSRMQRSAEHEQHREGNVNNHVYNGYGTERGECKKSERETGEAGTKNEPTLNDLTSVVQRVEFVTVNVTGQCHHKRDSDSNTVALDESLNTKEHVYCTVYCIANNRKDVITDDETVTSDAPKMDLETEQEAGSSPEPVLYTLDDLVDPFWDMTHPLSMELAGAGTTMQSCRVCLEEKTIAPLPCCRKAVCDECLKLYVSSQVRVAKSYISCPIPECSGFLEEGVVISHLANEDVAKYRYFLELSQLDSSTKPCPQCSQFSSLKGNNSEHKYKIQCSNCQFVWCFKCHAPWHNGVKCREYRKGDKLLRSWASVIEHGQRNAQKCPQCKIHIQRTEGCDHMTCTQCNTNFCYRCGERYRHLRFFGDHTSNLSVFGCKFRYLPDKPHLRRLIRGSVCATKVLIAPLVILLVMVLGAFALVIGNTIIHMNTHIDKKIRVKLQREQQTENS from the exons ATGGGGAGAGGCATATCGGGGATGGAAGATGACAGACCGATAGCTGACGCCTGTAAAATGCCGAGTTTTATCAGTGGTTTCGAGGAGGAGAGGGTGAAATTGTCTCGTAACCTGCCGGAAGAAACTTCCTTCACGGACAGCAAAGTTGAGCACTCGGTCAGAGATTTGAGCCGTCGTGTCACCAGATCAAACTCGCGGTTATCCCTGGACGGAGGTGAGCGGGACTCGGGGGACAGGAGCAGCGAGGAGGAGAAGGATGCGAagggcaacaacaacaacaactgcaacggcggaggaggagagaggaggaggagggcgagCGCTGTCGAGATTTTGAGGAGGAATTTCGGGGTTTCAAaatctccctctctgtgtctaAATACAAACAGCCGGATGCAGCGCAGCGCGGAGCACGAACAACATCGCGAAGGAAACGTTAATAACCACGTTTATAACGGTTATGGAACCGAACGTGGCGAATGTAAAAAGTCGGAGCGTGAAACGGGCGAAGCGGGGACTAAAAACGAGCCAACTTTGAACGACTTGACTTCGGTTGTCCAAAGAGTTGAATTTGtaaccgttaacgttactggtcAGTGCCATCATAAACGTGACAGTGACAGCAACACGGTCGCTTTAGATGAGTCTTTGAACACTAAAGAACACGTCTACTGCACTGTGTATTGCATCGCTAACAACAGAAAAGACGTAATCACAGACGATGAAACGGTCACATCTGACGCACCAAAAATGGACTTGGAGACAGAACAGGAAGCAGGCTCGAGTCCCGAACCGGTTCTGTACACATTGGACGACCTGGTGGATCCTTTCTGGGACATGACCCACCCGTTGTCCATGGAACTGGCCGGTGCAGGGACTACGATGCAGAGTTGCCGGGTGTGCCTGGAAGAGAAAACCATCGCACCCCTGCCCTGCTGCAGGAAGGCCGTGTGCGATGAGTGTCTGAAACTCTACGTCAGCTCTCAG GTGCGAGTAGCCAAATCTTACATCAGCTGTCCAATCCCAGAGTGCAGTGGCTTCCTGGAGGAGGGAGTGGTAATTTCCCATTTAGCCAATGAAGACGTAGCAAAATACCGTTACTTTTTGGAGCTGAGTCAGCTAGACTCGAGCACCAAACCCTGTCCCCAGTGCAGTCAGTTCAGCTCTCTGAAGGGGAACAACTCCGAGCACAAGTACAAG ATCCAGTGTAGCAATTGCCAGTTTGTGTGGTGCTTTAAATGCCACGCACCATGGCACAATGGGGTCAAATGTCGCGAATACAGGAAAGGAGACAAGCTGCTTCGAAGTTGGGCTAGTGTCATAGAGCACGGGCAAAGAAACGCCCAGAAATGTCCACAGTGTAAG ATCCATATTCAGCGTACAGAGGGATGTGACCATATGACATGTACGCAGTGTAACACTAACTTCTGTTACCGCTGTGGAGAGCGCTACCGACACCTAAG GTTTTTTGGGGACCATACATCCAACCTCAGCGTGTTTGGATGCAAGTTTCGCTATCTACCTGATAAACCTCATCTGAGACGGCTAATTAGAGGGTCTGTCTGTg CCACTAAGGTGCTGATAGCTCCTTTGGTCATTTTGTTGGTCATGGTGCTCGGAGCTTTCGCACTGGTGATAGGTAACACAATtatacacatgaacacacacatcgACAAAAAAATCAGAGTGAAGCTCCAGCGAGAGCAGCAAACCGAAAACAGCTAA